The window AGTGTGCAAATAAGACATGATGGAGTGGCAGTTGCTTCACGTCGCCTTTCAACAGCTCGTGCAGCAGTTTGCATTCTTTAAAATTGTGTGCTAAGTCTTGGAAACTATTAGTCTgcttttcaatctctctctctctctctctctctctctctctctctctctctctctctctctctctctctctctctctctctctctctcgatggttCAGAAGTCTTGTTCAAGTCTTATATGAATCATGAAAACCTCTTTGGATTACCTACTAAATCCACTTGGTGCCGCTTAACGCAATTTGATAATACAGAATGCAATGAACTAGATGATGCTCGCTGTGTTGTAAGTACCCGGACTGTGCACCAGCATAGCGACGCAGTGAAAGATAAAACGAAAGAACGCCACACAGGCATCACGCAGAAATGGATTCCCAGTAAAACCTGTTTCAAGTTTGATTGTGCAGCGTAATTAGTGAAAATGCAAATGATCAAAGCGCGTCCATAGAGCAAAAGTTCCGATGTTAGGTGGCTAAGCATGCGTGGTATTAGAAAGTGATAAATTGTCACACATGGTAATTCACATGCCCTGAAGATGCTGTGCCTAATTTCTGTATCAGTTGCATTAATGTTACTGAGCTTAGCATCTTCAGGGTTGCCAGACGTTACAATTTACTACTATAGTATGTCTGCTCTAAAGTGACTCTtgggtctcggtttgaatggtgtcccagggaatccttggttgtcagatcttgaggagaACCGTACGCTATCCTTgcaataagtgcgttgatcaacagaaaacaagaattattcacatcaaatcaatgacattattaataagctacaatatgttttaaatcccTGAGCCATTTTAGCGTCGACAGACTATTAATCCCTCCCGTGCCAGTACACCGAACATTGGAACTTTGCTCTATGagccctttcttttttcttcttctttcttcttttgaggATACTGTATTATCATGTCTATTCAAAGTGAATTAAGGCACCCAAGATTTTGATCATCAACAATCACGATcatttagggaggcggtggcataatGGATAagctggtgagtgtgggatcgttcgaatcccaccacataccgctttgaagctatgtcatttgtcgggtggtttaaagttacctgcatgtcaccatgatacccaggttctaggtgcaccaaagatgcgcttggctggtgatatgtGCCCTCATATGGGtacaactataaataaaattgcctgcaccactaataggcggaagctgtccagcgcttcccacatatcaAAAGCCGCTGAAGCGTTAATTAAATGAAGAAAGCAATACAACCTCACGCACACAACAGTAGCTCTACATGAGTTATGGCCTGGAAGGTTACTCCGACTTGGCAGAAATCAAGAGAATAAGatgtcagcagagagagagagagagagagagagagagagagagagagatcgagagagtgtgtgtgtgtgtgtgtgtgtgtgtgtgtgtgtgtgtgtgtgtgtgtgtgtgtgtgtgtgtgtgtgtgtgtgtgtgtgtgtgtgcgtatgtgtgaaGTAGGCAGGGAGCTTCAGAGTGTATCAGTGAAAGGGgggtgtgaatgattgagactggctaactcttacattagagacGGGGACAatagaggtgaaagaaagaaaaaaagtcttgcTAAGTTAGCAGGATCAGAAATGCAGTTGCcgtgaaaatagcggtagaagataccAAGAGATCCTACATTGTGGCGATGAGAGTCTCAagagagtcagtcagaggagaggagttgatacgaagaaaagcttttgattccaccttgtCTAAAATAACTATGTAAGTGGAACCCTCTATACATGTGaagcatactccatacatgggtggaTAAGGTCCCTTTACAGAGTTAGTTGGTAAAGGTGAGATAACCTGGCAGTGACGAtttagatgtgaagtttccagtttagattataagtaaaagacAAACCGAGAATGTTCAGTTTAGAAGACGGGGACAATTGACTTAAGTTGAGTTTCCTCTgttccaatcagaaattttaaagAGATCAGCCATCAGACGTTCTATGGCTTTTCTGCGTGATCTGCTTGCTTCCTGAAGAACTGTTTATCTctaaaaagacgtggaaaagtgcatgatggtatcatcagcataggaacGATAAGgataagaagtttggtttagaagatcattGATAAATCATAGGAAGGGAGTGGGTGGCAGGAACACCATTGTTGATCGATTTAAAAAGACCGTCCACAATAgaagcaatagaacggtcagaaaggaaacttgagatgaagttgcagaaaagaatagaagcCGTTAGAGGTAGtttggagatcaaagctttgtaccAGAGTCTTTCATAAGTTTTGGTATGTCTAagacaacagcaaaagtttcattaaaatctctaaaagaggattacCAATACTCAGTAAGGGAAGCTAAaaaatcaccagtagagcgaccttgacggaagcagTATATACTGACGATCACATAGACTCGGAAGCAGTAGTCTTTCcaagaaaaaaatcagcttAGTACCTCTTCAGCATCTCCATTTTGGGGAATcttgaggaggaattggagtaATAGGAGAATATacagatatgaggttgtgatcggAGAAGTTCAAAGGAAAAGATACGATATTGGCATAAccagaaggattagagataaggaaaagattaagaatgttAGGTGTGTCTcaaagacggtcaggaatacgagtagggtgttatatcagttgctctaggtcatgaaggatagctaAGTTAaaagctagttcaccaggataggCAGTGAAGGTAGGGGAAAGTCAAAGTTGATGGTGAATTTTGAAGTTTCTAAGAATGGATATCTCGACAAtaggaaagatagacagaatgTGCTTCGCTTTGCAAATCAAATAGTTAAAAATTTATAATAGTCAGGGGAGTCAGATGAGAGATGTACAGAACTGTTAAATTTAATTAGAGTGACTGTTGTCGTATCCATATGGTGGAAAACTGGGAAGATTCAAGAGACTGGGCATGAGAAAAAGTTAAATCATTGCGCACATacacgcaacatccagcttgagagcgaaaatgaggatataaagcaggagggaacagaaaaggaccTATTGACAGTTGCTCCAGACACCTTTGTttcaataaggaaaagaaaatgaggtttagtaCAGGTTCCTTTCAAGACAGTACTATCAGAAATATCTACATTCTACACAGTTGTACTTCAGAATAGGGTCAAAACATTAGTGAGGTGTACTCGTATCTCGTGTAATTTACATATTTATGATAAGTCATATGTTTATTAACTTAGTCTTGTATAATAGGAATACTTAATTATTACATAAAGCTGCACATCACAAAGCCATTCTTGTCGCAGGCAGATtattaatgaaaaagataaatgtataaaataaaaatgattagGAACTATACACTGATACTACATTTGTCCGAACCAACACAGGCCAGCAAATCTGTGCAAACATGTTGTGGTGGTTGATTATAAAAACTTAGCGTAAGCGTGtcagagagagactaaaatggTCGAGAGACTGCGTTGAGTGCTACATAGCTTGAAGTACAACCGAGATGGAAGGGCATAAAGTAGAATAGACCAGTATCGGTATGCTCCATGATAATTTTGCCTCTTTCATCCAAACATACATGTGAAATTCAGGCGACATCTACCCAAGAAATCCCTTTTGTAGCATTTCTTGCGGCACGGGTTGGGACCAAGGCCACTGAAGATGGAATGTTGCACCTTTAACACTTCAGATATCTGCCGGAGAAACATTTATGTTACTGAAATGTttctaaaatacaaaagtatatatatatatatatatatatatatatatatatatatatatatatatatatatatatatatatatatatatatatatatgtgtgtgtgtgtgtgtgtgtgtatatatatatatatatatatatatatatatatatatatatatatatatatatatatatatatatatatatatatatatatatatatatatatatatatatatatatatatatatatatatatatatatatatatatatatatatatatatatatatatatatatatatatatatatatatatatatatatatatatatatatatatatatatatatatatatatctgtgtgtttcactgtttgatctgctgcagtctctgacgagatagccagacgttactctacggaatgagctcaaagctcattatttccgatcttcggataggcctgagaccaggcacacaccacacaccgggacaacaaggtcacaactcctcgatttacatcccgcacctactcactgctaggtgaacaggggctacacgtgaaaggagacacacccaaatatttccacccggccggggaatcgaatcccggtcctctggcttgtgaacccagcgctctaaccactgagctaccgggcgtacacacacacacacaaaaaaaaaaaaaacgatacatatatatatatatatatatatatatatatatatatatatatatatatatatatatatatatcacacacacacacacacacacagagagagagagagagagagagagagagagagagagagagagagagagagagagactacctcaCTCCATTGTCAACTGGTTGGAAAATCTCGCATCTCACATGACTGTGTTCAGTGTCGGGCTCAGGGACAGGTGCAGACAAAATAAGTCGCACCACAAGAGCTacaagcagcagcaccagcggcAGCACGTGGCGCGCCATCCTCCACCCTCTTCTGGATTGACCAGGTCACGGAACTTCAAGACTGTAAACAAATGTAAGTTCATATATGTatgtagtgtatatatatatatatatatatatatatatatatatatatatatatatatatatatatatatatatatatatatatatagagagagagagagagagagagagagagagagagagagagagagagagagagagagagagagagagagagagagagagacgtaggtatATTAGTATGGTATCATGCAAATAGTATGCACGTGCAACGCATGTACAAATGATTATCAAGAAGAGTTTGCCTATATGCACAACAAGCACGGTACTGCCACGCACTCCCTCATTTCCAAGCATCTTGTATAGACTGCTGGACCTGTCTAACTTTTTATAAAACCATATGCATGTACTTGTGGCTACAACACGAACTTTATCGATGGTCTTGATGCAATTTTCATGctgttcttccctacattttaTGGGAAACAGGGGTTATTGGCTTATCccatgaaaattttttttttttcactaagctAACATTTTGTACAGCATTGTGTTGAATATAGTACAGTTACGTAATATACGGAGACAGTTTCATTCTTAAAGAAGCTGTGCAACATGCAGCTTTTCAGTGAAAACGCATATATTTTGTGTCCGATAATGATCTCGTCGTCACATAAATATTACACCCAAGCAGTGCCTTCAAAGTTTTTGATTAATGTACTCAACTTAGTTAACTAAAAGATATTTCAGTTGTATATTATTCTATATTTTTAGAATCATACCTAATATGAAGAGAATTCTTCATTAAATAATTAATCATATCTATAGGCATTTTTGCAATACTTTAAGTAGACTCCCATCTTCATAAATCATAGAGTTTTGTCTTAAATTGTAATTTTATATGTGCTTGAAACTGTGACGACCGtgctcctttacttctttctcctaattattattttctttattaattactTACAGTCGGGCCTGAGTTTGCTGCACCAGTGTTGTAATAGTGTTCAGCAGCCTTCGCTAACAGAATGATTTCTGCTAGTTGTAGTCATGCATTTATGTGTATAATATACTGTATGAGTCATGCATAATTGAACTTTACTCGCATAAATTAATGTTAGAAAAGTGATTATGAATGTACTTACACATCGTTATCCTATAgtgttcaaacacacacacacacacaatatatatatatatatatatatatatatatatatatatatatatatatatatatatatatatatatatattaggctATATCGAGTAGCACCAGTTGACTCCTCGACTCCCTCCTATCCTACACGGTGTTAGGGATGCcttcctcatcaccacaaatatagccaatcacaaggaaataaagagtaTTTCCACCATCATGaccactattattttttcaccaacaacaacaacaacaacaaagaacaataacaagcaaTAGCAACGaatagcagcagcaaacagcagcaaatactactcccactactactactactactactactactactactactactactactactactactactactactactactactactactactactactactactactactactactactactactactactactactactactactactatttctactactactactctactgctactactactactactactactactactactactactactactactactactactactactactactactactactactactactactactactactacttactactactactactactactactttattgtGCAAGTGggacactggccaagggcaataaaagatagaaaaaaaatcacattgatGTCCCAGTAATTAAACAGAGGTCAAAAACGATCATCCAAAGTTTTgaactgctgttgttgttgttgctgctgctgctgatgtggctgttgttattattattattgttgttgttgttgttgttgttatcactactgctactgctgttgctgctggtagtgctgttgctggtgatgttcctgctgctgttattcctgctgttgtttttttgctAATGCTACTCCATAAAATTCCACATCATACGTCGTTAGAATGTTCTTAGCTAGAAGATACAATGAAATAAGTACGCGGAGCTACCCGAAGGTCACTTGACGTCTGAACAAGGCACTTACGGAGAAGAAACGAATGAAGACTGGGGGCGGTGGATAGGAACGGTGCGAGTAGAGAGGAGGATGTTTATGATCTGATGGCCACCTCAGCTCCCACCCACGCATTTCAGAGGTCAACAGTTCTCCGTTTTGTGTCTGTCGCgctcatctttcattctttcttccagtGAGGATCGGTTTTACTTTGATGTTGACTGTTGAGTGTTAATGAATCTTGTGTTAATTAATGAAGTAGAAACATCATGGCGTTGAACCTTGACGTGGGCTGAGCTAAGCCCCTCTTTGTGTGATGCAGCGAACTGAGTGGCCCCGCTGGCTGCTTACCACTGCTGATCTCCGTTGTAGAAATTTAAATACCATACCACACGCACTTGTATACATGCAAGTTACATACATATCTTTACTCGAGACCTTGGAGTGATTGTTACAAAATATTTCGTGCAGCATATTCGCCCACATATGTGCGCAAACATATGATAGACAACAAAGCTTTTTCTTACGTCTGATTCTGTCTGTTGTGAATGTTATGTTATTGTTGACATTGATACTTGTGTTTATGCTcatatatatgaaaattattatcatcaaaagaacaaaataagaagcAAGCACTGGCCAGAACTTTAAAAACATCCCAGTATCGACAGATTCTTTTCACAGTAAAGAGTATAAGTATCCACACTCCATTATATTGTTGATTTATAGATTAGTGTTTCCACTTGAAATATGTTATGTCCTATTTCTGCTCACGCACAttttgaggaaggaagggacaggcAAGGTCTGCTCTTCATATGTCTCAAAAGCAGAAGTTAAACACAGTTTAAATAGAACGTTTTGTTGACGTCCGTAGTAATTTCTACCTAAGCTCAGCTCTTCTGGCAGGCGTACATACCTTTGGAAGTAAGCAGGAATATCGTTGAGATGATCAAAGTAGGGTATTGTGGAGCCCGTTGTCAGAAAGCCACACCCCGTGTATGTCGGGTAACTTCTGGCACGTCTCGCTTCCCCTCTTGAGGctcagggagggagtgaggaaggaggcGGGGAATGTGTAGTGCCTGCTAGAACCGGACAGCGCGttaggcaccaccaccagctgatgCGACTGATCTCTCCACCGTCAAACATGGTATAGAATACTTGGCCTCAAGCGATGGCCTTGGAAACAAGTCGATCTGATATATGTCAATTTCATCCGATTCCATCAAACGTTTATCACTGTGCAAAGTCGATGGTGTGGGAACAGTGGAGAGTAGTTGTTCAACATACACGCAATGTCAGCAAGCCTAACCTCTCAGGCACAAGCATTCCGCACTAGTGTACAAAATAGGAGGTTGCCGAGTACAAACAGACCGactgtttcctcctttcctgccttAATCCTCCTTTGGCTCGCTCTCTGTCCTTTTCGCCACACCCATGAACCCATCCTGCCAAtgtacaaaatgaaaaatgatcGCTTCGAACCTTTAGAACAGGGTTATCTAATTCAAATAATTTCGAGAGCCAGTAATTATACACTTAATGTAATTATATTCTGCTAAGAGTGAAGTTTACAACTTATTTTGCTAGCTGGTTTCG is drawn from Portunus trituberculatus isolate SZX2019 chromosome 44, ASM1759143v1, whole genome shotgun sequence and contains these coding sequences:
- the LOC123518936 gene encoding uncharacterized protein LOC123518936, which codes for MARHVLPLVLLLVALVVRLILSAPVPEPDTEHSHISEVLKVQHSIFSGLGPNPCRKKCYKRDFLGRCRLNFTCMFG